From one Planktothrix agardhii NIES-204 genomic stretch:
- a CDS encoding methyltransferase FkbM family protein, with translation MKDIKVCIEEIFSILSKNDECYLRMAYFVILGREADPDGLKFWDNQLKSGMSRNAVIDQMMQSIEFQMLDPSGREFLTRTGRVLVELPEFKIWAMSNDAAVGQTIISTKNYEPHVTKAIVKHLKPGDVFLDIGANIGYFTLLAASIVKDAGKVISFEPNPHNLQLIYSDIVENQFDNITIYPFAASNSRQILSLTTGGSNGVVFEASLLQAENCYLVPSMVVDELLQHEKQINVIKMDIEGHEPSALQREEEGGAITEAPDTTFVMNFHKELGEKLKFDKIHLDLIAIPL, from the coding sequence ATGAAGGATATTAAAGTCTGCATCGAAGAGATTTTTTCCATTCTCTCAAAAAATGACGAATGCTATCTGCGGATGGCATATTTTGTAATCCTTGGACGCGAAGCTGATCCAGATGGGTTAAAATTTTGGGACAATCAGCTAAAGAGTGGCATGAGTCGAAATGCCGTAATAGATCAAATGATGCAGTCAATTGAATTTCAGATGCTTGATCCTTCCGGTAGGGAGTTCCTTACCCGGACAGGCAGAGTATTGGTTGAGTTACCTGAGTTTAAAATTTGGGCAATGTCTAATGATGCTGCTGTAGGACAAACAATTATTAGTACCAAAAATTATGAACCTCATGTTACTAAGGCTATTGTCAAGCATTTAAAACCAGGCGATGTTTTTCTTGATATCGGAGCTAATATCGGCTATTTCACTTTGTTAGCAGCAAGCATTGTTAAAGATGCTGGTAAAGTAATATCCTTTGAACCCAACCCGCATAATTTACAACTCATCTATTCAGATATAGTTGAAAACCAGTTTGATAATATTACAATCTATCCGTTTGCAGCTTCAAATTCTAGGCAGATTCTCAGCTTGACAACAGGTGGCTCAAACGGTGTCGTTTTTGAGGCGTCCTTACTTCAGGCAGAAAATTGTTACCTTGTACCCTCAATGGTAGTTGATGAATTGCTTCAACATGAAAAACAAATTAACGTAATTAAAATGGATATAGAAGGACATGAACCTTCGGCTCTTCAAAGAGAAGAAGAAGGAGGAGCAATTACTGAAGCTCCTGACACGACATTTGTAATGAATTTCCATAAAGAATTGGGCGAAAAATTAAAATTTGATAAAATTCACCTCGATCTAATAGCTATACCTCTATAG
- a CDS encoding TPR domain protein — translation MGNEVMSPGQLLKQANQLKRMGKLDEAIATYHQAIQNNPKFHWSHYCLGKALEDQGRLDQAILWYCQAIEINPQFFTGYCRLGQTFYLLTQQNQELPFQHYQAIVSCIEPNFATEQLFFNDQVFLEKTKHLNNEEFVRQIYLTYLGREADVQGLQNHLQSLEGSHPISRKDMIQLNFRKSDEFANITRFSKLEIVISIYKKALDIVPDSCSVYYKLAQTLEAQSKWEEAIEVYRKILEINPAFVPAVNQLKILFNIVVQPNLITEIKRIIPNQFLTYKKKKYHSGRTSSSPNKYLFIHIPKNAGSLINHIIGQLFLPEECLLFLFNDGFYDGYKRRLETNQFKQLRFFAGHLSYDFSHLIDADYKITFLRNPIDRVLSHYFYYRKIHINCNMTIDFNGNPCPLIDYNLPWEEDLLRHLAAPVLKSLEFINLQTWQLAFNIYNRPHEIWSDREVLEMAKQHLDDFNFVGIYERLNSDLARLFQEQGWQLPEQLERVNATIERKQISEVDSHVIDVIRSRNALDIELYDYALNKFGSIL, via the coding sequence ATGGGTAATGAAGTTATGAGTCCAGGTCAGTTGCTGAAGCAGGCGAATCAGTTGAAGCGGATGGGGAAGTTAGATGAGGCGATCGCAACCTATCATCAAGCTATTCAAAATAATCCCAAGTTCCATTGGTCACACTACTGTTTAGGAAAAGCCTTAGAAGATCAAGGACGCTTAGATCAGGCTATTCTCTGGTATTGTCAAGCAATTGAAATCAATCCCCAGTTTTTTACGGGTTATTGTCGATTAGGTCAAACCTTCTATCTACTCACCCAGCAAAACCAGGAACTTCCGTTTCAACATTATCAAGCGATAGTATCTTGTATTGAACCTAATTTTGCAACAGAGCAACTGTTCTTCAATGATCAAGTTTTTTTAGAAAAAACAAAGCACCTTAATAATGAAGAGTTTGTAAGACAAATTTATCTGACTTATTTAGGTCGGGAAGCTGATGTTCAGGGTCTTCAAAATCATCTCCAAAGTTTAGAAGGAAGTCACCCAATTAGTCGTAAAGATATGATTCAGTTGAATTTTCGTAAGTCCGATGAATTTGCAAATATAACCAGATTTTCTAAACTAGAAATTGTTATCAGTATTTACAAAAAAGCTCTTGATATTGTTCCTGATTCCTGCTCAGTTTATTACAAATTAGCACAAACGTTAGAAGCTCAAAGTAAGTGGGAAGAAGCTATTGAAGTTTATCGTAAAATTTTAGAGATTAATCCTGCATTTGTTCCAGCAGTTAATCAATTAAAAATTTTATTTAATATAGTAGTACAGCCAAACCTAATAACAGAAATAAAAAGAATAATACCTAATCAATTTTTAACCTACAAGAAGAAAAAATATCACTCGGGACGTACTTCTAGTTCTCCCAATAAATATTTATTCATCCATATTCCCAAAAACGCAGGGTCGCTGATTAACCATATAATTGGACAACTTTTTTTGCCGGAAGAATGTTTATTATTTTTATTTAATGATGGTTTTTACGATGGATATAAACGCCGTTTGGAAACGAATCAGTTTAAACAATTAAGATTTTTTGCGGGACATCTGAGCTATGATTTTAGTCATTTGATAGATGCTGATTATAAGATTACTTTCCTTAGAAATCCCATAGATCGGGTGTTATCTCACTATTTCTATTACCGAAAAATTCATATAAATTGTAATATGACGATAGATTTTAATGGAAATCCTTGCCCACTCATAGACTATAACTTACCGTGGGAAGAAGATTTACTCCGACATCTTGCAGCCCCTGTGTTAAAAAGTTTAGAATTTATCAATCTTCAGACCTGGCAATTGGCTTTTAACATTTATAATCGTCCTCATGAAATTTGGTCAGATCGAGAGGTGTTGGAAATGGCAAAACAACATTTAGATGATTTTAATTTTGTCGGAATCTATGAGCGATTAAATTCTGATTTGGCAAGACTATTTCAAGAACAAGGTTGGCAACTTCCTGAACAACTAGAACGAGTAAATGCTACGATAGAAAGAAAGCAAATCTCAGAGGTAGATAGTCATGTTATTGATGTCATCCGTTCTCGAAATGCTCTTGACATAGAACTTTATGATTATGCTCTCAACAAGTTCGGTTCAATTCTTTAA
- a CDS encoding putative glycosyl transferase: protein MVNSSLGINIAGHVKGDFGLGVGVRANIRAIEAAGIPHVINNLYLNFKPPETDTTYTNFSEDNPYPINLVQTNPNMMEQSINKDGSPVLTPKYFQGRYNIALWLFELPQIPPEWDFAFDWFDEIWVMSNFCAEIFAPSSPIPVFKVMPSLNFPKPSLNRESLGWPKNKFIFLFMFDFTSCYERKNPIATIKAFKQAFGQSCSEDVLLVIKYRSPQYYPHLRDQMVAEAADCPSIRFIDGNLKRDETNALVYNCDCYVSLHRAEGFGLTMAEAMFYAKPVIATAYSSNLDFMNVNNSFLVKYKLVTTTEAHLPYPAGSIWADPDIDHAASLMRYVFDNQQAARDVGARASREIKSLLGTQTVGHKIRSRLEYIMKRMDKLPRSHQFHKILAEKQWLTSQSRAWRQTAQQTLVELKQLR, encoded by the coding sequence ATTAGAGCTATAGAGGCTGCTGGTATTCCTCATGTCATAAATAATCTTTACTTAAACTTTAAACCTCCAGAGACAGATACAACTTATACAAATTTCTCTGAAGATAACCCTTACCCAATTAATTTGGTGCAGACTAACCCTAATATGATGGAGCAATCAATTAATAAAGATGGCTCACCAGTTTTAACTCCGAAATATTTTCAGGGTCGATATAATATTGCACTATGGCTTTTTGAATTGCCACAAATCCCTCCTGAGTGGGATTTTGCTTTTGATTGGTTTGATGAGATATGGGTGATGAGTAATTTCTGTGCAGAAATCTTTGCACCATCGTCACCTATTCCTGTGTTTAAGGTAATGCCAAGCTTGAATTTTCCCAAGCCATCACTAAACAGAGAATCGCTGGGATGGCCAAAAAATAAATTTATTTTTCTGTTTATGTTTGATTTCACTAGCTGCTATGAACGCAAAAATCCTATAGCTACAATTAAGGCGTTTAAACAAGCTTTTGGTCAATCATGTAGTGAAGATGTCTTACTCGTTATCAAGTACCGCTCACCTCAATACTATCCGCACCTGCGAGATCAAATGGTGGCAGAGGCAGCAGACTGTCCATCGATTCGTTTCATAGACGGAAATTTGAAGCGAGATGAGACGAATGCCTTGGTTTATAATTGTGACTGCTATGTATCTCTGCATCGGGCTGAAGGTTTCGGTTTGACAATGGCTGAAGCGATGTTTTACGCTAAACCAGTGATTGCTACTGCCTATTCCTCGAATCTGGATTTTATGAATGTCAACAATAGTTTTCTAGTAAAATATAAGCTGGTGACAACTACTGAGGCACATCTCCCTTATCCAGCCGGAAGTATTTGGGCAGACCCCGATATTGACCATGCTGCGTCTTTGATGCGCTATGTTTTTGACAATCAGCAGGCAGCTAGGGACGTTGGGGCTAGAGCATCTCGCGAGATTAAGTCTTTATTAGGTACTCAGACTGTGGGTCATAAAATTAGGAGTCGCTTAGAGTATATTATGAAAAGGATGGATAAACTCCCTCGCTCTCATCAATTTCACAAGATTCTAGCAGAGAAACAATGGCTGACATCTCAGTCCAGGGCTTGGCGACAGACAGCACAGCAAACTCTCGTAGAACTAAAGCAATTGCGGTAA
- a CDS encoding PIN domain protein, protein MNYLLDTDICIYWMKNINSVRSKIEEIGWSQIYICHITVAELYFGAYNSQRVTENLSRVDNFVQDIEVISLDDRAGKMFGELKARLRKIGQPVADFDLLIASMALTRNYILVTNNTRHYSRISALKLENWISA, encoded by the coding sequence ATGAATTATTTATTAGATACCGACATTTGCATTTACTGGATGAAAAATATTAATTCAGTCAGGAGCAAAATTGAGGAGATAGGATGGAGCCAGATTTATATTTGCCATATTACTGTGGCTGAATTGTATTTTGGTGCTTATAATTCTCAACGAGTAACAGAAAACTTAAGTCGCGTAGATAACTTTGTTCAAGATATTGAAGTTATATCTCTAGACGATCGGGCTGGAAAAATGTTTGGAGAATTAAAAGCAAGACTTAGGAAAATAGGACAACCCGTTGCAGATTTTGATTTACTGATTGCGAGTATGGCTCTGACTAGAAACTATATTTTAGTAACAAATAACACCAGGCATTATAGCCGAATTTCCGCGCTTAAATTAGAAAACTGGATTTCAGCTTAA